One window of the Oceanicaulis sp. genome contains the following:
- a CDS encoding RluA family pseudouridine synthase produces MSGVQTLPVTADEAEMRLDRWFRKRFPHVPHGMVEKLLRKGQIRVDGGRAKGNQRLEQGQQVRVPPLPEPDAVKESPPLSREDAAFARSLVIYEDKEIIALDKPHGLAVQGGSKTTRHVDRLLEAFGKGDQKPRLVHRLDKDTSGVLVVAKTAQAAKRLSRLFQTRDVKKTYWAVVLGLLAPKAGEVKGFMKKAAGPDGDREQMVAARHGEEGAQHAITRYAVADNAGRKASWVVLRPETGRTHQLRVHMAATGHAILGDGKYTCEIPVPEGLSHRLHLHARKIEIPRAGKPPLVLEADLPRHMDETFAALGFNPSDDLTLVEEALE; encoded by the coding sequence ATGAGCGGGGTTCAGACACTTCCGGTGACCGCCGACGAGGCGGAGATGCGTCTGGACCGCTGGTTCAGGAAGCGCTTTCCCCACGTGCCCCACGGCATGGTCGAGAAGCTGCTGCGCAAGGGCCAGATCCGCGTCGACGGCGGCCGGGCGAAGGGAAACCAGCGCCTCGAACAGGGCCAGCAGGTCCGCGTGCCGCCCTTGCCCGAGCCCGACGCGGTGAAGGAAAGCCCGCCGCTGAGCCGGGAGGACGCCGCGTTCGCGCGCTCGCTGGTGATCTACGAGGACAAGGAGATCATCGCGCTGGACAAGCCCCACGGCCTCGCCGTGCAGGGCGGCTCGAAGACCACGCGCCATGTCGACCGGCTGCTCGAAGCCTTCGGCAAGGGCGATCAGAAGCCGCGCCTGGTCCATCGCCTGGACAAGGACACCTCCGGGGTTCTGGTGGTCGCCAAGACCGCTCAGGCCGCCAAGCGCCTGTCGCGGCTGTTTCAGACCCGCGACGTGAAGAAGACCTATTGGGCGGTCGTTCTTGGCCTGCTCGCGCCCAAGGCCGGCGAGGTGAAGGGCTTCATGAAGAAGGCCGCCGGCCCTGACGGCGATCGCGAACAGATGGTCGCCGCCCGCCACGGCGAGGAGGGCGCCCAGCACGCGATCACCCGCTACGCCGTCGCCGACAACGCCGGGCGCAAGGCGAGCTGGGTGGTGCTGCGGCCCGAGACCGGGCGCACCCACCAGCTCAGGGTCCACATGGCCGCGACCGGCCATGCGATCCTGGGCGACGGCAAATACACCTGCGAGATCCCCGTGCCCGAGGGCCTGTCGCACCGGCTGCACCTGCACGCGCGCAAGATCGAGATCCCCCGCGCAGGCAAGCCGCCGCTGGTGCTCGAAGCGGACCTGCCGCGTCACATGGACGAGACCTTCGCCGCGCTGGGCTTCAACCCGTCAGACGATCTCACCCTGGTCGAGGAGGCGCTGGAATGA
- the crcB gene encoding fluoride efflux transporter CrcB produces MQHLLFIGLGGALGAVARHLVNQGALRLIGPDYPWGTLIVNVAGSLAIGLLVGWLALSGRSDATELRFALGVGFLGAFTTMSAFSLDVVLFLERKAYLIALGYAAGTVALSVAAVIAGLLIARRAFGS; encoded by the coding sequence ATGCAGCATCTACTTTTCATCGGTCTGGGAGGCGCGCTGGGCGCGGTGGCGCGCCATCTGGTCAATCAGGGCGCGCTGCGCCTGATCGGTCCCGACTATCCCTGGGGCACGCTGATCGTGAACGTCGCGGGGAGCCTCGCGATCGGGCTGCTGGTCGGCTGGCTTGCGCTTTCAGGGCGGTCCGACGCGACCGAGCTCAGGTTCGCGCTGGGCGTGGGCTTCCTGGGCGCGTTCACGACGATGAGCGCGTTTTCACTGGACGTGGTTCTCTTCCTCGAGCGCAAGGCTTATCTGATCGCGCTGGGCTATGCGGCCGGCACCGTCGCGCTGTCGGTCGCCGCGGTGATCGCAGGCCTTTTGATCGCAAGGAGAGCGTTCGGTTCATGA
- a CDS encoding replication-associated recombination protein A yields MTDLFASAGLEDTAPRPLADRLRPRTLEEVVGQDHLIGAEGPLGRMLAKNRLSSIILWGPPGVGKTTIARLLSDAAGLEFDAISAVFSGVADLKKAFDRARARRASGKGTLLFVDEIHRFNRAQQDGFLPVVEEGIVTLVGATTENPSFELNAALLSRCQVLVLKRLDAEALEKLLARAEALEGRDLPLTPDAREALTAMADGDGRYCLNLAEEVFNLDPERPLALADLASALQRRAPVYDKDREEHYNLISALHKSVRGSDPDAALYWLARMLSAGEDPLYLARRIVRMANEDIGLADPGAVHAALAAKDVYDFLGSPEGELALAQAVVHLACAPKSNAVYKAWKGALRTAKATGSLSPPKHILNAPTKLMKSEGYGKGYEYDHDAEGGVSGQDYFPDEMTERPVFYEPKDGGREAQLKERLDRWRALRDKRRGR; encoded by the coding sequence ATGACCGACCTGTTCGCCTCCGCCGGCCTTGAAGACACGGCCCCGCGCCCGCTCGCCGACCGGCTGCGGCCGCGAACGCTCGAGGAGGTCGTGGGTCAGGATCACCTGATCGGCGCGGAAGGCCCGCTGGGGCGGATGCTGGCGAAGAACCGGCTCTCCTCGATCATCCTGTGGGGCCCGCCGGGCGTGGGCAAGACGACCATCGCCCGGCTTCTGTCGGACGCCGCAGGGCTGGAGTTCGACGCGATCAGCGCGGTGTTCTCCGGGGTCGCGGACCTGAAAAAAGCGTTCGACCGGGCGCGCGCCCGCCGCGCGTCGGGCAAGGGCACGCTTCTGTTCGTCGACGAGATCCACCGCTTCAACCGGGCCCAGCAGGACGGCTTCCTGCCGGTGGTCGAGGAAGGGATCGTCACGCTGGTGGGCGCGACGACGGAGAACCCGAGCTTCGAGCTCAACGCCGCGCTTCTGTCGCGCTGTCAGGTGCTGGTGCTCAAGCGGCTCGACGCCGAGGCGCTGGAAAAACTGCTCGCCCGCGCCGAAGCGCTGGAAGGCCGGGATCTGCCGCTGACGCCTGATGCGCGCGAGGCGCTGACCGCGATGGCCGACGGCGACGGGCGTTACTGTCTGAACCTCGCCGAAGAAGTCTTCAATCTCGATCCTGAACGGCCCCTCGCCCTCGCCGATCTCGCAAGCGCCCTGCAGCGCCGCGCGCCGGTCTACGACAAGGACCGCGAGGAGCATTACAATCTCATCAGCGCACTACATAAGAGCGTGCGCGGCTCGGACCCGGACGCCGCGCTCTACTGGCTGGCGCGCATGCTCAGCGCGGGCGAGGACCCGCTCTATCTCGCCCGCCGCATCGTGCGCATGGCCAATGAAGACATCGGCCTGGCCGATCCCGGCGCCGTGCACGCCGCGCTGGCGGCCAAGGACGTCTATGACTTTCTGGGCAGCCCCGAGGGCGAGCTGGCGCTGGCCCAGGCGGTGGTCCATCTCGCCTGCGCACCGAAATCGAACGCGGTCTACAAGGCCTGGAAGGGCGCGCTGCGCACCGCCAAGGCGACCGGCTCGCTCAGCCCGCCCAAGCACATCCTGAACGCGCCCACCAAGCTCATGAAGTCCGAAGGCTACGGCAAGGGCTACGAGTACGACCACGACGCCGAGGGCGGCGTCTCCGGTCAGGACTATTTCCCCGACGAAATGACCGAACGCCCGGTCTTCTACGAGCCGAAAGACGGCGGCCGCGAAGCCCAGCTCAAGGAGCGCCTCGACCGCTGGCGGGCGCTGAGGGACAAGCGGCGGGGGCGCTAG
- a CDS encoding glyoxalase/bleomycin resistance/extradiol dioxygenase family protein: MTGKPSPLVPYLSVRGGAEAIEFYKTAFDAEVFDTYEYEGKIGHAALKINGAALYLADEFPEHETMTGNVAPPTLDGRTTFTVNLNVDDADAWFDRAVKAGCTPIREVTEEFFGRHGKLRDPFGHVWSIVAQKPRG, encoded by the coding sequence ATGACCGGAAAACCGAGCCCGCTCGTGCCCTATCTGTCCGTGCGCGGCGGCGCCGAGGCGATCGAATTCTACAAGACAGCCTTCGATGCGGAAGTGTTCGACACCTATGAATACGAAGGCAAGATCGGCCACGCCGCGCTTAAGATAAACGGCGCGGCGCTCTATCTCGCCGATGAGTTTCCAGAGCACGAGACGATGACGGGCAATGTCGCTCCGCCCACGCTGGACGGCCGGACGACCTTCACCGTCAACCTCAATGTCGACGACGCGGACGCCTGGTTCGACCGGGCGGTGAAGGCGGGCTGCACGCCGATCCGCGAGGTGACCGAGGAGTTCTTCGGCCGGCACGGCAAGCTGCGCGATCCGTTCGGCCATGTCTGGTCGATCGTCGCGCAGAAACCGCGCGGCTGA
- a CDS encoding 6-carboxytetrahydropterin synthase — protein sequence MADLTLEISKDFAFDAAHHFGHKDADHPFSRLHGHSFQGTVTLTGSRSSESGMVRDFWEIDQELQKLRDQLDHRLLNDIEGLENPSLENIAAWVFDRLDPVLPGLVSVEIRRPSWGEKAVVRR from the coding sequence ATGGCTGACCTCACGCTCGAAATCTCGAAGGACTTCGCCTTCGACGCCGCCCATCATTTCGGCCACAAGGACGCGGACCATCCGTTCTCGCGCCTGCACGGCCATTCGTTTCAGGGCACGGTGACGCTGACCGGATCGCGGTCGAGCGAGAGCGGCATGGTGCGCGATTTCTGGGAGATCGATCAGGAGCTGCAGAAGCTGCGCGACCAGCTCGACCACCGCCTCCTGAACGACATCGAGGGGCTGGAGAACCCCTCGCTGGAAAACATCGCGGCCTGGGTGTTCGACAGGCTCGATCCGGTGCTGCCCGGCCTGGTCAGCGTGGAGATCCGCCGGCCCAGCTGGGGCGAGAAGGCGGTCGTGCGCCGCTAG
- a CDS encoding acyl-CoA carboxylase subunit beta: MKAVLEQLQAKREAARMGGGEARIKAQHEKGKLTARERLEVLLDEGSFEEFDMFVEHDCTEFGMADKKIPGDGVVTGSGTINGRLVYVFAKDFTVFGGSLSLAHAKKICKVQDAALRNGAPIIGLFDAGGARIQEGVDALGGYAEIFQRNVLASGVIPQISVIMGPCAGGDVYSPAMTDFIFMVKDTSYMYVTGPDVVKTVTNEVVTHEELGGASVHAKKSGVADAAFENDIEALIQVRRMIDFLPLNNRQKPPVRQTFDDPRRSEPSLDTLVPPNPNKPYDIKELIEKVADEGDFYEIAPDYAPNIVVGLGRLEGQTVGFVANQPMSLAGVLDIDASKKGARFVRFCDCFEIPIVTFVDVPGFLPGTKQEYGGLIKHGAKLLFAYAEATVPKLTVITRKAYGGAYDVMASKHLRGDVNYAWPTAEIAVMGAKGAAEIIHRKDLGDAEKMAAHTKEYEDRFANPFVAASRGYLDDVIQPHGTRWRLIRALRTLREKKLSNPWKKHDNIPL; the protein is encoded by the coding sequence ATGAAAGCCGTTCTCGAACAACTTCAAGCCAAGCGCGAAGCCGCGCGCATGGGCGGGGGCGAAGCCCGCATCAAGGCGCAGCACGAAAAGGGCAAGCTGACCGCGCGCGAACGCCTCGAAGTCCTGCTCGACGAGGGCAGCTTTGAAGAGTTCGACATGTTCGTCGAACACGACTGCACCGAGTTCGGCATGGCCGACAAGAAAATCCCCGGCGACGGGGTGGTGACCGGCTCAGGCACGATCAACGGCCGCCTGGTCTACGTGTTCGCCAAGGACTTCACCGTGTTCGGCGGCTCGCTCTCGCTCGCCCACGCGAAGAAGATCTGCAAGGTGCAGGACGCCGCGCTTCGGAACGGCGCGCCGATCATCGGCCTGTTCGACGCGGGCGGCGCGCGCATCCAGGAGGGCGTGGACGCGCTGGGCGGCTATGCAGAGATCTTCCAGAGAAACGTGCTCGCCTCCGGCGTCATCCCGCAGATCAGCGTGATCATGGGCCCGTGCGCGGGCGGCGACGTCTACTCCCCGGCGATGACCGACTTCATCTTCATGGTGAAGGATACGAGCTACATGTACGTGACCGGCCCGGACGTGGTGAAAACCGTCACCAACGAGGTCGTCACCCATGAAGAGCTGGGCGGCGCCAGCGTGCACGCGAAGAAGTCCGGCGTCGCCGACGCCGCGTTCGAAAACGACATCGAGGCGCTGATCCAGGTGCGCCGGATGATCGACTTCCTGCCGCTGAACAACCGCCAGAAGCCGCCCGTGCGGCAGACTTTCGACGATCCGCGCCGGTCCGAGCCCAGCCTGGACACGCTGGTCCCGCCCAACCCCAACAAGCCCTACGACATCAAGGAGCTGATCGAGAAGGTCGCTGACGAGGGCGATTTCTACGAGATCGCGCCGGACTACGCGCCCAACATCGTGGTGGGTCTGGGCCGGCTCGAAGGTCAGACCGTCGGCTTCGTCGCCAACCAGCCCATGTCGCTGGCCGGCGTTCTGGACATCGACGCCTCGAAAAAGGGCGCGCGATTTGTCCGCTTCTGCGACTGTTTCGAAATCCCGATCGTCACCTTCGTGGACGTGCCGGGCTTCTTGCCCGGCACCAAGCAGGAATACGGCGGGCTCATCAAGCACGGCGCGAAACTGCTCTTCGCCTACGCCGAAGCCACCGTGCCCAAGCTCACCGTCATCACCCGCAAGGCCTATGGCGGCGCCTACGACGTGATGGCGTCAAAGCACCTGCGCGGCGACGTGAACTACGCCTGGCCGACCGCCGAGATCGCCGTGATGGGCGCAAAAGGCGCCGCGGAAATCATCCACCGCAAGGATCTCGGCGACGCCGAAAAGATGGCCGCCCACACGAAAGAATACGAAGACCGCTTCGCCAACCCGTTCGTGGCGGCCTCACGCGGGTATCTGGATGATGTTATACAACCTCACGGGACGCGGTGGAGGCTGATCCGCGCGCTCAGGACGCTGCGCGAGAAAAAGCTCAGCAATCCGTGGAAGAAGCACGATAATATTCCGCTTTAA
- a CDS encoding GIY-YIG nuclease family protein: MSEFWIPCVYIMASRRNGTLYVGVTSNLARRVWDHKNGIGSAFVRKYAVTRLVWHEIHDDMTAAIAREKAIKKWKRAWKLQLIEAQNPQWRDLYEELL; this comes from the coding sequence ATGAGCGAATTCTGGATCCCTTGCGTCTACATCATGGCGAGCCGGCGGAACGGCACGCTGTATGTCGGCGTAACCAGCAATCTGGCGCGCCGCGTCTGGGACCATAAGAACGGGATCGGGTCGGCCTTCGTGCGCAAGTACGCCGTCACCCGGCTCGTCTGGCACGAAATCCATGACGACATGACCGCCGCGATCGCCCGCGAAAAGGCGATCAAGAAATGGAAACGCGCGTGGAAGCTCCAGCTCATCGAGGCGCAGAACCCGCAATGGCGGGATCTGTATGAGGAACTGCTCTGA
- a CDS encoding Txe/YoeB family addiction module toxin, with product MNVEFTAQALDDLAWFVQRDPRTARRIVKLIEDVRRAPFDGIGKPEPLKGDLSGWWSRRIDGEHRLVYRVVEAGGVARVQVAQCRYHY from the coding sequence GTGAACGTCGAATTCACCGCGCAGGCGCTCGACGACCTCGCCTGGTTCGTCCAGCGCGATCCCAGAACGGCCCGCCGAATCGTCAAGCTGATCGAAGACGTCCGCCGCGCGCCGTTCGACGGGATCGGCAAACCCGAACCGCTCAAAGGCGACCTCTCCGGCTGGTGGTCCCGCCGCATCGACGGCGAACACAGGCTCGTCTACCGGGTGGTGGAGGCAGGCGGCGTAGCGCGCGTGCAGGTGGCGCAGTGCCGGTATCATTATTGA
- a CDS encoding type II toxin-antitoxin system prevent-host-death family antitoxin, with product MNKPTILSFSEARAKLKALMDQVTADRAPAVITRRGAEPVVMVSLSEWDSLQETQHLLSSPANAKRLRESVAAADAGEVRALTQSDLEALLGAAK from the coding sequence ATGAACAAGCCCACCATCCTCTCTTTCTCCGAAGCGCGCGCGAAGCTGAAAGCGCTGATGGATCAGGTCACCGCCGATCGCGCGCCCGCCGTGATCACCCGGCGCGGGGCCGAGCCAGTGGTGATGGTGTCGCTGTCGGAATGGGACTCCCTTCAGGAGACCCAGCACCTTCTGTCCAGCCCGGCGAACGCGAAGCGCCTGCGTGAAAGCGTGGCGGCGGCCGACGCCGGCGAAGTGCGCGCGCTGACCCAGTCCGATCTCGAGGCGCTGCTCGGCGCGGCGAAGTGA
- the xseA gene encoding exodeoxyribonuclease VII large subunit has protein sequence MTDAPHRPNTPEYSVSELSGALKKTVEDAYGHVRVRGELGRVTRAKSGHLYLDLKDERACLDGVMWKGMTAGLSFRPEEGLEVIAEGRLSTFPGRSKYQMIIDRLEPAGEGALMALLEARKKQLASEGLFAEERKRALPFLPTVIGVVTSPTGAVIRDILHRLEDRFPVHVLLWPVLVQGEKAAEQITRAIEGFNALQPGGPVPVPDVLIVARGGGSIEDLWCFNEESVVRAAAASRIPLISAVGHETDTTLIDYASDRRAPTPTGAAEIAVPVRRELMERIDQARLRLTGALQRGLDRKAADLKSAARALPRPEALIGEARQRVDYAGGRLEGAGRTLVQTRRSRFEAVAGGLRPAALRRDIAEKRRRFDQCGDRLAPMYGRIIADRQRALDNLASRLELLSHKSVMARGFALITDADGRLVRSARALSEGQAVTLKLADGERAATVGEGAAPAPTPKPAKKPAPKRARPPEQGSLF, from the coding sequence ATGACCGACGCGCCGCATCGTCCCAACACGCCTGAATATTCCGTCTCCGAGCTTTCCGGGGCGCTGAAGAAGACCGTGGAGGACGCCTACGGCCATGTCCGCGTGCGCGGCGAGCTGGGGCGGGTGACGCGGGCGAAATCGGGCCATCTCTATCTCGACCTCAAGGACGAGCGGGCCTGCCTTGACGGCGTGATGTGGAAGGGCATGACCGCCGGGCTGAGCTTCCGGCCCGAGGAGGGGCTCGAGGTGATCGCCGAGGGCCGGCTGTCGACCTTTCCGGGCCGGTCCAAATACCAGATGATCATCGACCGGCTGGAGCCTGCGGGCGAAGGCGCGCTGATGGCGCTGCTCGAAGCGCGCAAGAAACAGCTCGCGAGCGAGGGGCTGTTCGCCGAGGAGCGCAAGCGCGCGCTGCCCTTCCTGCCTACTGTGATCGGCGTGGTCACCTCGCCCACGGGCGCCGTGATCCGCGACATCCTCCACAGGCTCGAGGACCGGTTTCCGGTCCATGTCCTGCTCTGGCCGGTGCTGGTCCAAGGCGAGAAGGCCGCCGAGCAGATCACGCGCGCGATCGAGGGCTTCAACGCGCTTCAGCCCGGCGGGCCGGTCCCGGTCCCCGACGTGCTGATCGTCGCGCGCGGGGGCGGGTCGATCGAGGATCTGTGGTGCTTCAACGAGGAAAGCGTGGTGCGCGCCGCCGCCGCCTCGCGCATTCCACTGATCAGCGCGGTGGGTCACGAGACCGACACCACGCTCATCGACTACGCCTCCGACCGGCGCGCGCCGACGCCCACGGGCGCAGCGGAGATCGCCGTGCCGGTGCGCCGCGAACTGATGGAGCGGATCGACCAGGCCCGGCTGCGCCTGACCGGCGCGCTGCAGCGCGGGCTCGACCGCAAGGCGGCGGATCTCAAAAGCGCCGCGCGCGCTCTGCCCCGCCCCGAAGCGCTGATCGGCGAGGCGCGCCAGCGCGTCGACTACGCCGGCGGCAGGCTGGAGGGCGCGGGCCGCACGCTCGTTCAGACCCGCCGCTCGCGCTTCGAAGCGGTCGCCGGCGGCCTGCGCCCCGCCGCGCTCAGGCGCGACATCGCCGAGAAACGCCGCCGTTTCGACCAGTGCGGCGATCGGCTTGCTCCGATGTACGGCCGCATCATCGCCGATCGCCAGCGGGCGCTCGACAACCTGGCTTCAAGGCTTGAGCTTCTGAGCCACAAATCCGTGATGGCCCGCGGCTTCGCGCTGATCACCGACGCAGACGGCAGGCTCGTCCGCTCGGCCCGGGCGCTCAGCGAGGGCCAGGCGGTGACGCTGAAACTCGCCGACGGCGAACGCGCCGCCACGGTGGGCGAGGGCGCCGCACCCGCGCCAACACCCAAGCCGGCGAAGAAGCCTGCGCCCAAGCGCGCCCGCCCGCCCGAGCAGGGCTCGCTGTTCTAG
- a CDS encoding peroxiredoxin: MTIKTGDTLPETTFMTMTEDGPAPITTNEAFAGKRVALFAVPGAFTPTCSARHLPGFVEKADALKAKGIDRIACTSVNDVFVMNAWAKDQNADGDVLMLADGNGEFAEKIGLVMDGSKFGMGKRSQRYAMVVNDKVVEHLFVEEAGGFEVSSAEHMLEKL; the protein is encoded by the coding sequence ATGACGATCAAGACCGGCGACACCCTGCCCGAAACCACCTTCATGACGATGACCGAAGACGGCCCGGCGCCGATCACCACGAACGAAGCCTTCGCAGGCAAGCGCGTGGCGCTGTTCGCGGTTCCCGGCGCCTTCACCCCGACCTGCTCGGCGCGTCACCTGCCCGGCTTCGTGGAGAAGGCGGACGCGCTGAAGGCCAAGGGGATCGACCGCATCGCCTGCACCTCGGTCAACGACGTGTTCGTGATGAACGCCTGGGCCAAGGACCAGAACGCGGACGGCGACGTGCTGATGCTGGCCGACGGCAACGGCGAGTTCGCCGAGAAGATCGGCCTTGTCATGGACGGCTCGAAATTCGGCATGGGCAAGCGCTCCCAGCGCTACGCCATGGTGGTCAACGACAAGGTGGTCGAGCACCTGTTCGTCGAGGAAGCCGGCGGGTTCGAGGTCTCCAGCGCCGAGCACATGCTGGAAAAGCTCTAA
- a CDS encoding YqgE/AlgH family protein, which yields MTQPVSQSGYLGGRLLIASPLIGDPRFDRAVVYMCSHDAEQAMGLIVNRPMEGLSLPDLLEQLEVADAEKAEPRPVLDGGPVDRDRGFVLHTAEIDYGPASLMVAPGIALTATREILDALVSDTRPRRAMMALGYAGWDAGQLEDEIAANAWLVCEPDEALLFAQGGEEKWTRALALLGVTPEFLTAASGHA from the coding sequence ATGACCCAGCCCGTCTCACAGTCAGGCTATCTCGGCGGCAGGCTCCTGATCGCGAGCCCGCTCATCGGTGATCCGCGCTTTGACCGCGCGGTCGTCTACATGTGCAGCCATGACGCCGAGCAGGCGATGGGCCTGATCGTGAACCGGCCGATGGAAGGGCTGTCGCTGCCTGATCTGCTCGAACAGCTCGAGGTGGCCGATGCGGAGAAGGCCGAGCCGCGCCCGGTGCTCGACGGCGGGCCGGTCGATCGCGACCGCGGCTTCGTGCTTCACACCGCCGAGATCGATTACGGTCCGGCGAGCCTGATGGTCGCGCCGGGCATCGCGCTGACCGCGACCCGCGAGATTCTCGACGCGCTCGTCTCCGACACCAGGCCCCGCCGCGCCATGATGGCGCTGGGCTATGCGGGATGGGACGCGGGACAGCTCGAAGACGAGATCGCCGCGAACGCCTGGCTGGTCTGCGAACCCGACGAGGCGCTGCTGTTCGCCCAGGGCGGGGAAGAGAAGTGGACCCGCGCGCTCGCCCTGCTCGGCGTGACGCCGGAATTCCTCACCGCGGCCAGCGGACACGCCTGA
- a CDS encoding 50S ribosomal protein L11 methyltransferase: MSTLWRLRLEGPLDLLKAADARLAAAEEAPALAWSWFELGPETGYLEILFDARIDEAQFIRLWALEGFETHFAPLPEEDWVAMSLQGLPSVKAGRFRVYGEHTEADVRPDEIGLLIEAGPAFGTGHHGTTLGCLKALDALYEAGARPARILDLGTGTGLLAIAAKKLWPEAYVLATDIDSDSVEETEVNAAKNAVTLEAVTADGFDHPVFDQPGFDLVLANILAGPLVELAPGIAERTNKGGAVVLSGLLEEQIGMVAPAYERQGMTLSETGLIEGWATLVFEAPV; this comes from the coding sequence ATGTCCACGCTCTGGCGGCTGCGCCTTGAAGGCCCGCTCGACCTTTTGAAGGCTGCCGACGCGCGGCTCGCCGCCGCCGAGGAAGCCCCGGCGCTCGCCTGGTCCTGGTTCGAACTGGGCCCCGAGACCGGCTATCTCGAAATCCTGTTCGACGCGCGCATCGACGAAGCGCAATTCATCCGCCTCTGGGCGCTGGAGGGCTTCGAGACCCATTTCGCTCCGCTGCCCGAGGAGGACTGGGTGGCGATGTCGCTTCAGGGCCTGCCCAGCGTGAAGGCCGGCCGGTTCCGCGTCTATGGCGAGCACACCGAAGCCGATGTGCGGCCCGATGAAATCGGCCTTCTGATCGAAGCCGGCCCCGCCTTCGGCACCGGCCATCACGGCACCACGCTGGGCTGCCTGAAAGCGCTCGACGCGCTTTACGAGGCCGGCGCGCGCCCCGCCCGCATTCTCGATCTCGGCACGGGAACGGGCCTGCTCGCCATCGCCGCGAAGAAGCTCTGGCCCGAAGCATACGTGCTGGCGACCGACATCGACTCAGATTCGGTCGAGGAGACAGAGGTCAACGCGGCCAAGAACGCCGTCACGCTGGAGGCCGTCACCGCAGACGGCTTCGACCACCCCGTCTTCGACCAGCCCGGCTTCGACCTCGTCCTCGCCAACATCCTCGCCGGCCCGCTGGTCGAGCTCGCCCCCGGAATCGCCGAACGCACCAATAAAGGCGGCGCGGTGGTGCTCTCAGGCCTTCTGGAAGAACAGATCGGCATGGTCGCCCCGGCCTATGAGCGGCAGGGGATGACGCTGAGCGAGACGGGGCTGATCGAAGGGTGGGCGACGTTGGTGTTCGAGGCTCCGGTCTGA
- a CDS encoding GIY-YIG nuclease family protein, whose product MDCAYIYILTNKPYGVLYLGMSNENLCRRIYDHRNGITRGFTWKYNCHRLVWYEPMPDVGQAAEQEHRMKRWRRAWKIALIEKTNPDWRDLYEKTCGPEVFIPPKG is encoded by the coding sequence ATGGATTGCGCCTATATCTACATCCTCACGAACAAGCCCTACGGCGTGCTCTATCTGGGCATGTCCAATGAGAATCTCTGCCGGCGGATCTACGACCATCGCAACGGGATCACCCGCGGCTTCACCTGGAAATACAACTGCCACCGCCTGGTCTGGTACGAACCGATGCCCGACGTCGGCCAGGCGGCCGAGCAGGAACACCGTATGAAGCGCTGGCGGCGCGCCTGGAAGATCGCGCTGATCGAGAAGACCAACCCGGACTGGCGCGATCTCTATGAGAAGACCTGCGGGCCGGAGGTGTTCATCCCGCCGAAAGGGTGA